From a region of the Gemmatimonas aurantiaca genome:
- a CDS encoding pyridoxal-dependent decarboxylase has protein sequence MSNPHLTGEPLTGSPDDRRDLDRDLDALALLEADTTLDAAQPLLALVERYFAETRTGEGAVSTWHSAEVIADRIAEPLPRRSRPLADVARRLSSLLLQDINRLAHPMYIGHQVSAPLPAAVWTDALISALNQSQAVREMSPAFTPLEHQVIEWMTDLVGWDARAGGTMTSGGTEATLTALLAARSRAIPDVWSNGVGTSPPVLVCGEHAHYAVARAAGEMGLGLSRVVVIPSHGHRMSVPLLRERLTALRAAGTRVMAVVATAGCTATGAFDDLDAIADCCDAFADDRGPLWLHVDAAHGGGALLSARHRHRVKGLARACSVAWDPHKTMLLPLAAGMLLVREEHTLESAFAQQAPYLFTPADDARAWDMGPRSFQCSRRSDVLKVWVAFQRYGADALGALYDRLCGMARTLYERLEGHPHFRPLHEPESNILCFAWNPEVPHEDRDELTNRLRERYNRSGRGWITATTLDGRRVLRITVMNARTDVPHIEALVSGLEAEAQQVLRHHG, from the coding sequence ATGTCCAACCCGCACCTCACCGGCGAACCCCTGACGGGGAGTCCGGACGACCGTCGCGACCTCGATCGCGATCTCGACGCACTGGCGCTGCTCGAAGCCGACACCACCCTCGACGCCGCTCAGCCGCTGCTGGCGCTCGTCGAACGGTATTTCGCCGAGACCCGCACGGGCGAAGGCGCCGTGAGCACCTGGCACAGCGCCGAAGTGATCGCCGACCGTATCGCCGAGCCGCTGCCGCGTCGCTCGCGACCACTGGCCGACGTCGCGCGCCGACTGTCGTCGCTGCTGCTGCAGGACATCAATCGGCTCGCCCATCCGATGTACATCGGACACCAGGTCTCGGCGCCGTTGCCCGCCGCGGTGTGGACCGATGCGCTGATCAGTGCGCTCAACCAGTCCCAGGCCGTGCGGGAGATGTCACCGGCGTTCACCCCGCTCGAGCATCAGGTCATCGAATGGATGACCGATCTGGTCGGCTGGGATGCCCGGGCCGGCGGTACGATGACATCGGGCGGCACGGAGGCCACCCTCACGGCGTTGCTGGCGGCACGGAGCCGCGCCATTCCCGATGTCTGGAGCAACGGAGTCGGAACGTCGCCGCCCGTGCTCGTGTGTGGGGAACATGCACACTACGCCGTCGCCCGTGCGGCGGGTGAGATGGGCCTGGGGCTCTCGCGGGTGGTGGTCATTCCGAGTCACGGGCACCGCATGAGCGTGCCGTTGCTGCGGGAACGGCTGACCGCGTTGCGGGCGGCGGGCACCCGTGTGATGGCCGTGGTGGCGACCGCCGGGTGTACGGCCACGGGAGCTTTCGACGATCTCGACGCGATCGCCGATTGCTGCGACGCGTTCGCCGACGACAGAGGGCCGCTCTGGTTGCATGTCGACGCCGCCCACGGTGGCGGCGCGCTGCTGTCCGCTCGGCATCGGCATCGTGTGAAAGGCCTTGCCCGGGCCTGCTCGGTGGCCTGGGATCCCCACAAGACGATGTTGCTGCCGTTGGCCGCCGGCATGCTGCTGGTGCGGGAGGAGCACACACTCGAATCGGCGTTCGCTCAACAGGCGCCGTATCTGTTCACACCGGCCGACGATGCCCGCGCCTGGGACATGGGGCCACGCTCCTTTCAGTGCTCCCGACGATCGGATGTGCTCAAGGTGTGGGTGGCCTTCCAGCGATACGGTGCCGATGCGTTGGGCGCGCTCTACGACCGGCTGTGCGGGATGGCACGGACCCTGTACGAGCGACTCGAGGGACATCCGCACTTCCGGCCTCTGCATGAGCCCGAGTCAAACATCCTGTGTTTCGCCTGGAACCCCGAGGTGCCCCACGAGGATCGGGATGAACTCACCAATCGTCTGCGTGAGCGGTACAATAGATCGGGACGCGGCTGGATCACGGCCACCACGCTCGACGGACGACGGGTGCTGCGAATCACGGTGATGAACGCGCGCACCGATGTCCCGCATATCGAGGCGCTGGTGAGTGGTCTGGAAGCGGAAGCGCAGCAGGTGCTCAGACATCACGGGTGA
- a CDS encoding LacI family DNA-binding transcriptional regulator, which produces MVTIRDVARAAGVSIATVSRVLNDAARVTDDTRERVRSVVARMGYAPHGGTRSQSLRRTRTLGVLLPDLYGEFFSEFIRGIDETARQHGFLTLVTSARREAHEITAAVSTMRGRVDGFLALSPTVAARATLADVAERYPTVLVGAGSDAGDIATLAVNNFEGAATMMKHLLSLGHRRIVFLRGPSGQMDASERLHAVREVANWYEDCELRELHGEFRMDTAYDVVTLLLQSGARPDAIFAANDSMAIGAIAAIKDADLRVPEDIAVTGFDDIPMTRYLSPSLTTVRMPIYQLGERAVLRLIETVRGGETAVPVHHEVLPVELVIRASCGAAVRMIAQSDADGRPLTPLG; this is translated from the coding sequence GTGGTCACCATCCGGGACGTCGCCCGCGCGGCGGGGGTGTCCATCGCCACGGTTTCCCGTGTGCTCAACGACGCCGCGCGTGTCACCGACGACACGCGTGAACGGGTGCGTTCGGTGGTGGCCCGCATGGGCTATGCCCCACACGGCGGCACACGCAGCCAGTCGTTGCGGCGTACCCGCACGCTCGGCGTGCTGCTGCCCGATCTCTACGGCGAGTTCTTCTCGGAATTCATCCGCGGCATCGATGAAACGGCCAGGCAGCATGGTTTTCTCACGCTCGTCACGTCGGCACGCCGGGAAGCTCATGAGATCACCGCCGCGGTGAGCACCATGCGGGGGCGCGTGGACGGATTCCTCGCGCTCTCGCCCACGGTGGCCGCGCGCGCAACGCTGGCCGACGTGGCGGAGCGGTATCCCACCGTCCTCGTCGGCGCCGGCAGCGATGCCGGCGACATCGCCACGCTCGCGGTGAACAACTTCGAAGGCGCGGCGACGATGATGAAACATCTGCTATCGCTGGGCCATCGCCGGATCGTGTTCCTGCGCGGCCCATCCGGACAGATGGATGCGAGCGAGCGGCTGCATGCCGTACGCGAAGTCGCCAACTGGTACGAGGACTGCGAGCTGCGCGAACTGCACGGCGAGTTCCGCATGGACACCGCGTACGACGTCGTCACACTGCTGCTGCAGAGCGGCGCACGTCCGGACGCGATCTTCGCCGCGAACGACAGCATGGCCATCGGCGCGATTGCCGCGATCAAGGATGCCGATCTGCGCGTCCCCGAAGACATCGCCGTCACGGGTTTCGACGACATTCCGATGACGCGTTATCTGTCACCTTCGCTCACGACCGTCCGCATGCCCATCTACCAACTGGGCGAGCGCGCGGTGCTGCGTCTCATCGAGACCGTGCGGGGCGGAGAGACGGCTGTTCCCGTGCATCACGAAGTGCTGCCGGTGGAACTGGTGATCCGCGCGAGCTGTGGAGCGGCCGTGCGCATGATCGCGCAGTCGGATGCCGATGGTCGGCCGCTGACCCCGCTCGGCTGA